In Edaphobacter dinghuensis, one genomic interval encodes:
- the dnaN gene encoding DNA polymerase III subunit beta, with the protein MDETAAAAPTGNLEITVSRAELLRELTAAQSVVERKTTIPILSNFLFEADGDKLTITATDLDQSLRTSCTAKVKKAGACTIPARKLYDYIKLLPEGDISIKLMDNHWVQIRAGRSNTKMVGMARANFPQVPEFPASSAVKISVPSLKNMVSKTIFAISNEESRYTLNGALLVLKAESMAMVATDGHRLAHIEKLGETLEGISGEKKTLIPRKALAEISGLLGSTEAESLEFADDDQTLFFKIGGRVLTSRKLTGQFPNYEAVLPRDNTKFVIVRSEDLMGSIQRVAQFADERSGAIKIRLEQNELKLSSSSTDAGESEDTIETPYNYDPLVVGFNSQYLIDFLKAIGNTGEVRLEFKDAQSAGQMRPEDANEDVKYRYILMPMRI; encoded by the coding sequence ATGGATGAGACAGCAGCAGCAGCACCCACCGGCAACCTCGAAATCACCGTCTCGCGCGCCGAGCTGTTACGCGAGCTGACGGCGGCGCAGTCGGTGGTGGAGCGCAAGACGACCATTCCGATCCTGTCGAACTTTCTGTTCGAGGCCGACGGCGATAAGCTGACGATTACGGCGACCGATCTGGACCAGAGCCTGCGCACGAGCTGCACGGCCAAGGTGAAGAAGGCGGGCGCGTGCACGATTCCGGCGCGCAAGCTGTACGACTACATCAAGCTGCTGCCTGAGGGCGACATCTCCATCAAGCTGATGGACAACCACTGGGTGCAGATTCGCGCTGGCCGTTCAAACACGAAGATGGTCGGCATGGCACGCGCCAACTTCCCTCAAGTCCCGGAGTTTCCCGCGTCCTCCGCAGTCAAGATCTCGGTGCCGTCGCTGAAGAACATGGTCTCGAAGACGATCTTCGCCATCTCGAACGAGGAGTCGCGCTACACGCTGAACGGTGCGCTGCTGGTGCTGAAGGCGGAGTCGATGGCGATGGTGGCGACGGACGGACATCGCCTCGCGCACATTGAGAAGCTGGGCGAGACGCTTGAGGGCATCTCGGGTGAAAAGAAGACGCTGATTCCGCGCAAGGCGCTGGCAGAGATCTCGGGGTTGCTGGGAAGCACGGAGGCGGAGTCGCTGGAGTTTGCCGACGACGACCAGACGCTGTTCTTCAAGATTGGCGGGCGCGTGCTGACGAGCCGCAAGCTGACGGGGCAGTTCCCGAACTATGAGGCGGTGCTGCCGCGCGACAACACCAAGTTTGTGATTGTGCGCTCGGAAGATCTGATGGGTTCGATTCAGCGCGTAGCGCAGTTTGCTGACGAGCGTTCGGGCGCGATCAAGATTCGGCTGGAGCAGAACGAGCTGAAGCTGTCTTCTTCTTCGACGGACGCTGGCGAGTCGGAAGATACGATTGAGACGCCGTACAACTACGATCCGCTGGTGGTGGGCTTCAACAGCCAGTACCTGATCGACTTTTTGAAGGCGATCGGTAACACCGGTGAGGTAAGGCTGGAGTTCAAGGACGCGCAGAGCGCCGGCCAGATGCGGCCAGAGGATGCGAACGAGGATGTGAAGTATCGCTACATCCTGATGCCGATGCGGATTTGA
- a CDS encoding NAD(P)-dependent oxidoreductase, which yields MNVAIFGASGATGRLLTKRCFDAGHHVTALLRHPETFPLRLIVRSVPGSAFDLSAVAQTIEGADVVLSALGANSLKKEDVLERAVPQIVTAMQQKGVRRIIVLGSAGAKPDALDKQPAWRRWIVENLVYKTFLKWPVASQRSQYATLSASHLDWTMVMPPMLTNGRGRGKWRIDPDALPPNANRISREDVADFMMQQIDNPQWIGKAVYISW from the coding sequence ATGAACGTAGCCATCTTTGGAGCCAGCGGGGCCACCGGACGCCTCCTGACCAAGCGCTGCTTCGATGCCGGCCACCATGTCACCGCGCTCCTGCGCCACCCCGAAACCTTCCCTCTGCGCCTGATCGTCCGCAGTGTGCCCGGCAGCGCCTTCGACCTCTCCGCCGTCGCCCAAACCATCGAAGGTGCCGACGTAGTCCTCTCCGCCCTCGGCGCAAACTCGCTCAAAAAAGAAGATGTCCTCGAGCGCGCCGTCCCCCAGATCGTCACCGCCATGCAGCAAAAAGGTGTGCGCCGCATCATCGTCCTCGGCTCCGCCGGTGCAAAGCCCGACGCGCTCGACAAGCAACCCGCCTGGCGCCGCTGGATCGTAGAAAACCTCGTCTACAAGACCTTCCTCAAATGGCCCGTCGCCTCGCAGCGCAGCCAGTACGCGACCCTCTCCGCCAGCCACCTCGACTGGACCATGGTCATGCCGCCCATGCTCACCAATGGCCGCGGCCGCGGCAAGTGGCGCATCGACCCCGACGCCCTCCCGCCCAACGCCAACCGCATCTCCCGCGAAGACGTAGCCGACTTCATGATGCAGCAGATCGACAACCCCCAATGGATCGGCAAAGCCGTCTACATCTCCTGGTAA
- a CDS encoding YybH family protein, giving the protein MADTTDLSLSPVQTAVTGSEFLGERREPLEALAEFYCALNARDMALMEAQWGASPSAEMDNPLGGIRRGWDDIRAVYEKLFAAPREYRFEFWDYTLHRQGEVFWVVGRERGYLETAEGRMELAIRTSRLFRWDGVRWRQVHHHGSIEYPEMLAAYQAAVLGKVSVPV; this is encoded by the coding sequence ATGGCTGATACTACGGATCTCTCTTTGTCTCCTGTTCAGACTGCTGTTACCGGCTCGGAGTTTTTGGGTGAGCGCAGGGAGCCGCTGGAGGCGCTGGCGGAGTTTTATTGCGCTTTGAATGCGCGCGACATGGCGTTGATGGAGGCGCAGTGGGGAGCGTCACCCTCGGCGGAGATGGACAATCCGCTGGGCGGGATACGGCGGGGATGGGATGACATTCGCGCTGTCTATGAGAAGCTGTTTGCCGCGCCGCGTGAGTACCGCTTCGAGTTCTGGGACTACACGCTGCATCGGCAGGGCGAGGTCTTTTGGGTAGTGGGGCGCGAGCGCGGCTATCTGGAGACGGCGGAGGGCAGGATGGAGTTGGCGATCCGCACGTCGCGTCTGTTTCGCTGGGACGGGGTGCGGTGGCGGCAGGTGCATCATCATGGGTCGATCGAGTATCCAGAGATGCTGGCGGCTTATCAGGCGGCGGTGCTGGGGAAGGTTTCGGTGCCGGTGTAG
- a CDS encoding methyltransferase family protein — protein sequence MNTSSAAVTPERIMQFTWGFVPPLVLEAAIHHRVFDVLDEGPKTVKETAAATGASERGLHSIMNVLVGLAFLARADGDRYALTPESAAFLVSTKPGFQGGILRHGSRQLIPKWLELTEIVGTGKPERVVNEQATGSEFFQQFVTDIFPMSYPSAKVLAGHLGLGSGAKVLDLAAGSGVWSIALAESADGVTVTAVDWADVLPATRATVARFGLSDRYTYVGGDLLEADFGHGHNVAVLGHILHSEGEARSRRLLKKTFDALAPGGTIAIGEFLVNKDRTGPVGSLFFATNMLVNTDEGDTYSFEEIGEWLREAGFVDARLLEVPGPSPLVLATKA from the coding sequence TTGAACACTTCCTCTGCTGCGGTTACGCCTGAACGGATTATGCAATTTACCTGGGGCTTTGTGCCTCCTTTGGTGTTGGAGGCGGCGATTCATCATCGCGTCTTCGATGTGCTCGACGAGGGGCCTAAGACAGTGAAGGAGACGGCGGCGGCGACGGGAGCTTCGGAGCGCGGGTTGCACAGCATCATGAATGTGCTGGTGGGGCTGGCGTTTCTGGCGCGGGCCGATGGCGACCGCTATGCGCTGACGCCGGAGAGCGCGGCGTTTCTGGTGAGCACGAAGCCGGGCTTTCAGGGAGGGATTCTGCGGCACGGGAGCCGGCAACTGATTCCGAAGTGGCTGGAGTTGACGGAGATTGTCGGCACGGGCAAGCCGGAGCGTGTGGTCAACGAGCAGGCCACGGGGAGCGAGTTCTTTCAGCAGTTTGTGACTGACATCTTTCCGATGAGCTATCCGTCGGCGAAGGTGCTGGCCGGGCATCTTGGCCTGGGCAGCGGCGCGAAGGTACTGGACCTTGCGGCGGGGTCGGGCGTGTGGAGCATTGCGCTGGCCGAGAGCGCCGATGGTGTAACGGTGACGGCGGTGGACTGGGCGGATGTGCTGCCGGCGACGCGGGCGACGGTGGCTCGGTTTGGGCTGAGCGACCGCTATACGTATGTGGGCGGCGATCTGCTGGAGGCCGATTTCGGGCATGGGCACAACGTGGCGGTGCTCGGCCATATTCTGCATAGCGAGGGCGAGGCGCGGAGCCGGAGGCTGCTCAAGAAGACGTTTGACGCGCTGGCTCCGGGCGGGACGATTGCGATTGGCGAGTTTCTGGTGAACAAGGATCGGACCGGGCCGGTGGGGTCGCTGTTCTTTGCGACGAACATGCTGGTGAATACGGATGAGGGCGATACGTACTCGTTCGAGGAGATTGGCGAGTGGCTGCGGGAGGCGGGGTTTGTGGATGCTCGCCTGCTGGAGGTGCCGGGGCCTTCGCCGCTGGTGCTGGCTACGAAGGCTTAG
- the dnaA gene encoding chromosomal replication initiator protein DnaA has protein sequence MSFVPTATAVLNHWVRILAALEKKINRQSYETWLKPTRFSHLEGKKLFVRIPSADFQHVGDRYADLIQEAIDNLGLDVESVTFTTPEHDPRAPKVREDGGFAPLPSHSPNAPSPNAKMGGAQTGARQAGPEQSRFDWNTASQLNPRYQFDAFVIGSGNQFAMAAAQAVAERPSKAYNPLFLYGGVGMGKTHLMHAIGHDVKRRQPHSSICYVSAEKFTNEMIDSVRYDKMTSFRDKFRSVDVLLIDDIQFLAGKERTQEQFFHTFNTLHESMKQIVIASDRPPKELSDFEDRLRSRFEWGLIADIQPPDLETKVAILQKKAESEQTALPTDVALFIASNVRTNVRELEGALVRLIAWCSMHGVEITLAVTQQCLKQFIDTQVRKITIEAIQRSVAEQFGMRVAELKQKNNSRQIVVPRQIAMYLAKQLTEASLPEIGRQFGGKHHTTVMHSIAKIDEQRRADKALNQTVNKLMETLS, from the coding sequence ATGTCATTCGTTCCGACGGCTACCGCCGTATTGAATCATTGGGTTCGCATTCTCGCCGCACTCGAGAAGAAGATCAATCGCCAGTCGTACGAGACATGGCTGAAGCCGACGCGATTTTCGCACCTCGAAGGCAAAAAGCTGTTTGTGCGTATTCCCTCGGCCGACTTTCAGCATGTGGGTGACCGCTACGCCGACCTGATCCAGGAGGCGATCGACAACCTGGGCCTCGATGTGGAGTCGGTGACCTTTACCACGCCGGAGCACGACCCGCGTGCGCCCAAGGTGCGCGAGGACGGCGGCTTTGCGCCGCTGCCCAGCCACAGCCCCAACGCTCCGAGTCCGAATGCGAAGATGGGCGGCGCGCAGACGGGAGCGCGGCAGGCAGGGCCGGAGCAGTCGCGGTTTGACTGGAACACGGCTTCGCAGCTGAACCCGCGCTACCAGTTCGACGCGTTCGTGATCGGCAGCGGCAACCAGTTTGCCATGGCCGCGGCGCAGGCGGTGGCGGAGCGGCCTTCGAAGGCCTACAACCCGCTGTTTCTGTATGGCGGCGTGGGCATGGGCAAGACGCACCTGATGCATGCGATTGGCCATGACGTGAAGCGTCGGCAACCGCACTCTTCGATCTGCTATGTCAGCGCGGAGAAGTTCACCAACGAGATGATCGACTCGGTGCGCTACGACAAGATGACCAGCTTTCGCGACAAGTTCCGCAGCGTGGACGTTCTGCTGATCGACGACATTCAGTTTCTGGCGGGCAAGGAGCGGACGCAGGAGCAGTTCTTCCATACCTTCAACACGCTGCACGAGAGCATGAAGCAGATCGTGATTGCGAGCGACCGTCCGCCGAAAGAGCTGTCGGACTTTGAGGACCGGCTGCGATCGCGCTTTGAGTGGGGATTGATCGCCGACATTCAGCCGCCGGACCTTGAGACGAAGGTGGCGATTCTGCAGAAGAAAGCGGAGAGCGAGCAGACGGCGCTGCCTACCGATGTTGCGCTGTTTATTGCTTCGAACGTGCGGACGAACGTGCGCGAGTTGGAGGGCGCGCTGGTGCGGCTGATCGCGTGGTGCTCGATGCATGGCGTCGAGATTACGCTGGCGGTGACGCAGCAGTGCCTGAAGCAGTTCATCGACACGCAGGTGCGCAAGATTACGATTGAGGCGATCCAGCGCAGCGTGGCGGAGCAGTTCGGGATGCGTGTGGCCGAGCTGAAGCAGAAGAACAACTCGCGCCAGATCGTGGTGCCGCGGCAGATTGCGATGTATCTCGCCAAACAGTTGACGGAGGCTTCGCTGCCGGAGATCGGGCGGCAGTTCGGCGGCAAGCACCACACGACGGTGATGCACTCGATTGCGAAGATCGATGAGCAGAGACGGGCGGACAAGGCGCTGAACCAGACGGTGAATAAGCTGATGGAGACGCTTAGCTAG
- a CDS encoding aldo/keto reductase: MANVNAAASGTFAIGGDLSVHRLGYGAMRITGDGVWGEPKDVEGAKKVLRRAVELGVNFFDTADSYGPAVSERLIGDALAPYAKGVVVATKAGLTRPGPNKWEPLGRASYLRQEVELSLRYLKVERIDLWQLHRIDPKTPLEESLGEAVKLQQEGKIRHVGLSEVKPHEIDQARKIVKIVSVQNQYNLGDRQHEDVVEYCEKNGLAFIPWFPVAAGKLAQPGGKLDEAAKKHGATVSQLSLAWLLHRSKVMLPIPGTTSVKHLEENVAAASVKLSDAEWAEIEAAAK; encoded by the coding sequence ATGGCGAATGTAAATGCGGCGGCGAGCGGGACGTTTGCGATTGGCGGGGATTTGAGCGTCCATCGTTTGGGTTATGGCGCGATGCGGATTACCGGCGACGGTGTCTGGGGCGAGCCAAAGGACGTCGAGGGTGCGAAGAAGGTGCTGCGGCGGGCGGTCGAGCTGGGCGTGAACTTCTTCGACACGGCGGACTCGTATGGCCCGGCGGTGAGTGAGCGGCTGATTGGGGACGCGCTGGCTCCCTATGCGAAGGGCGTTGTGGTGGCGACCAAGGCCGGGCTGACGCGGCCGGGGCCGAACAAGTGGGAGCCGCTGGGGCGTGCGAGCTATCTGCGGCAAGAGGTGGAGCTGAGCCTGCGCTATCTGAAGGTGGAGCGGATCGATCTGTGGCAACTACATCGGATTGATCCGAAGACACCGCTGGAGGAGTCGCTGGGCGAGGCGGTGAAGCTGCAGCAGGAGGGCAAGATTCGCCACGTGGGGCTGAGCGAGGTGAAGCCGCATGAGATCGACCAGGCGCGGAAGATTGTAAAGATTGTGAGCGTGCAGAACCAGTACAACCTCGGCGACCGTCAGCATGAGGACGTGGTGGAGTATTGCGAGAAGAATGGTTTGGCGTTTATTCCGTGGTTTCCGGTGGCGGCGGGCAAGCTGGCACAGCCGGGCGGCAAGCTGGATGAGGCGGCGAAGAAGCATGGAGCGACGGTCTCGCAGTTGTCGCTGGCGTGGCTGCTGCACCGGTCGAAGGTGATGCTGCCGATTCCGGGGACGACTTCGGTGAAGCATCTGGAGGAGAATGTCGCTGCGGCGAGCGTGAAGCTGAGCGATGCGGAGTGGGCGGAGATCGAGGCGGCGGCGAAGTAG
- a CDS encoding DpnI domain-containing protein, whose amino-acid sequence MGRVFHRGVAGGRESQHRSPIYYSFMPYRSKSQLARVMSESWVASNGYCLACESERLVPTPANTQARDFECRDCGHPYELKSSLRPFGIKIVDGAYISMIRRIESGSVSSFLLLRYSESSMITDLVAIHRSLITREVISQRKPLSATARRAGWIGCNILLSGIPPEGRIPLMENGVPVSKESSRAIFAATERLRIQPIRGRNWSRALLKCLHRLPTSKFTLEDAYRFERELSILYPENKNIRPKIRQQLQVLRDAGLILFEGRGIYRLVYGATATGDALL is encoded by the coding sequence ATGGGACGGGTTTTTCACAGGGGGGTGGCTGGAGGAAGAGAGTCTCAGCATAGGAGTCCAATCTACTATTCGTTTATGCCTTACAGGAGCAAATCACAATTGGCTCGCGTTATGAGCGAATCATGGGTGGCAAGCAACGGCTATTGTCTAGCTTGTGAGAGCGAACGTCTTGTACCGACACCAGCAAACACTCAAGCTAGGGATTTTGAATGTCGGGATTGTGGCCATCCTTATGAACTTAAGAGTTCGCTGAGACCCTTTGGAATAAAGATTGTCGACGGCGCATATATTTCTATGATCCGACGCATTGAAAGTGGCAGTGTGTCGAGTTTTTTGCTTTTGCGGTACTCAGAATCGTCGATGATTACCGATCTTGTTGCGATCCATCGTTCGTTGATCACCCGCGAAGTAATCAGCCAAAGAAAACCCTTATCGGCTACCGCCAGGAGAGCAGGTTGGATCGGCTGTAACATCCTGCTCAGTGGCATACCTCCTGAAGGGCGAATTCCCTTAATGGAAAATGGTGTGCCTGTTTCAAAAGAAAGCAGCCGAGCCATATTTGCTGCGACTGAAAGATTGCGAATTCAACCCATCCGTGGTCGGAATTGGTCGCGAGCTCTACTGAAATGTTTACATCGGCTTCCAACATCCAAATTTACTCTTGAGGACGCTTATAGATTCGAGAGAGAACTTTCGATCTTGTACCCCGAGAATAAGAATATTCGTCCGAAGATTCGACAACAGTTGCAGGTTCTTCGAGATGCAGGGCTTATCCTCTTTGAAGGCCGCGGAATCTACCGCTTGGTTTATGGAGCCACAGCAACAGGAGACGCTCTCCTATGA
- the rpmH gene encoding 50S ribosomal protein L34 — protein MPKRTFQPNRRHRAKTHGFLTRMKTKAGAAVLSRRRAKGRHKIAVSAGYRD, from the coding sequence ATGCCGAAGCGTACCTTTCAACCCAACCGCCGCCACCGCGCCAAGACCCACGGCTTCCTCACCCGCATGAAGACCAAGGCCGGTGCTGCCGTTCTCAGCCGCCGCCGCGCCAAGGGCCGTCACAAGATCGCCGTCAGCGCCGGTTACCGCGACTAG